A genomic window from Spodoptera frugiperda isolate SF20-4 chromosome 29, AGI-APGP_CSIRO_Sfru_2.0, whole genome shotgun sequence includes:
- the LOC118268443 gene encoding uncharacterized protein LOC118268443 isoform X2: protein MNLKYSVYIVLLLFSNENSVYADQVRIYNLNDPVLSCSGWLSNIIFNICNNTYKIVKRDTSLMIEKMAPKALQKETARLQLVDEGQWRRVRRQVATQCCDRACTVADIITYCPNDAKLVQENPEIFE from the exons ATGAACTTGAAATATTCt GTATACATCGTGTTGCTTCTATTTAGCAATGAAAATTCAGTATATGCTGATCAAGTTAGGATATATAACTTAAATGACCCAGTATTAAGCTGTAGCGGGTGGCTatctaacataatatttaatatttgcaATAACACTTATAAAATAGTGAAGAGGGATACTTCTCTTATGATAG AAAAAATGGCACCAAAAGCCTTACAGAAAGAGACAGCAAGACTGCAATTAGTTGACGAGGGCCAATGGCGGCGCGTGCGCAGGCAGGTGGCAACACAGTGCTGTGACAGAGCATGTACCGTGGCAGACATCATCACTTACTGCCCAAACGATGCCAAACTCGTACAAGAAAATCCTGaaatatttgaatga
- the LOC118268443 gene encoding uncharacterized protein LOC118268443 isoform X1 — MSHSLSPKQQQQQIKVYIVLLLFSNENSVYADQVRIYNLNDPVLSCSGWLSNIIFNICNNTYKIVKRDTSLMIEKMAPKALQKETARLQLVDEGQWRRVRRQVATQCCDRACTVADIITYCPNDAKLVQENPEIFE, encoded by the exons ATGTCTCACTCGTTATCACCaaagcaacaacaacaacaaattaAG GTATACATCGTGTTGCTTCTATTTAGCAATGAAAATTCAGTATATGCTGATCAAGTTAGGATATATAACTTAAATGACCCAGTATTAAGCTGTAGCGGGTGGCTatctaacataatatttaatatttgcaATAACACTTATAAAATAGTGAAGAGGGATACTTCTCTTATGATAG AAAAAATGGCACCAAAAGCCTTACAGAAAGAGACAGCAAGACTGCAATTAGTTGACGAGGGCCAATGGCGGCGCGTGCGCAGGCAGGTGGCAACACAGTGCTGTGACAGAGCATGTACCGTGGCAGACATCATCACTTACTGCCCAAACGATGCCAAACTCGTACAAGAAAATCCTGaaatatttgaatga
- the LOC118268630 gene encoding uncharacterized protein LOC118268630 isoform X1 yields the protein MWNRIVFCFLCFVLVCAQTGDDTDKCLEIDCVGEGYECIDGVCYCAKGYIPNHFQDKCMRCPGLGETCMGPCCNIYGNGTLSCWQGVCQPCYDDFGKWTCRESLEQILLISSTQVIMGAALILGIIATFVLLYKLCATTDMRAYGAGSNSDGRLSIGSLQLYVDERLRDAPPRYSRTPAAGSATYPAIAFLNAGFIHDSSLPPPPYTPENKTEDDRNTGTTNHI from the exons ATGTGGAACCGgatcgttttttgttttttatgttttgtgttaGTGTGTGCTCAGACCGGAGATGATACAG ACAAATGTTTGGAGATAGACTGTGTTGGAGAAGGATACGAGTGTATCGATGGCGTATGCTATTGTGCCAAGGGGTACATACCAAACCACTTTCAGGACAAATGTATGAGATGTCCAG GTTTAGGAGAGACATGTATGGGACCGTGTTGTAACATATACGGGAACGGAACCCTGTCGTGTTGGCAAGGAGTATGCCAACCATGCTACGATGACTTCGGTAAATGGACTTGCAG GGAATCCCTAGAACAAATTCTTCTGATTTCCAGCACCCAGGTGATAATGGGCGCGGCGCTCATCCTGGGCATCATAGCCACCTTCGTACTCCTCTAcaaactctgtgctactacaGATATGAG GGCCTACGGAGCAGGATCTAATAGTGACGGTCGACTGTCAATTGGAAGTCTACAGTTATACGTCGACGAGCGACTACGAGACGCTCCGCcaag ATACTCTCGGACACCGGCAGCAGGGTCAGCCACATACCCCGCGATAGCGTTTCTCAATGCTGGATTT ATCCACGACAGCAGCCTTCCGCCTCC
- the LOC118268630 gene encoding uncharacterized protein LOC118268630 isoform X2: MWNRIVFCFLCFVLVCAQTGDDTDKCLEIDCVGEGYECIDGVCYCAKGYIPNHFQDKCMRCPGLGETCMGPCCNIYGNGTLSCWQGVCQPCYDDFGKWTCSTQVIMGAALILGIIATFVLLYKLCATTDMRAYGAGSNSDGRLSIGSLQLYVDERLRDAPPRYSRTPAAGSATYPAIAFLNAGFIHDSSLPPPPYTPENKTEDDRNTGTTNHI; this comes from the exons ATGTGGAACCGgatcgttttttgttttttatgttttgtgttaGTGTGTGCTCAGACCGGAGATGATACAG ACAAATGTTTGGAGATAGACTGTGTTGGAGAAGGATACGAGTGTATCGATGGCGTATGCTATTGTGCCAAGGGGTACATACCAAACCACTTTCAGGACAAATGTATGAGATGTCCAG GTTTAGGAGAGACATGTATGGGACCGTGTTGTAACATATACGGGAACGGAACCCTGTCGTGTTGGCAAGGAGTATGCCAACCATGCTACGATGACTTCGGTAAATGGACTTGCAG CACCCAGGTGATAATGGGCGCGGCGCTCATCCTGGGCATCATAGCCACCTTCGTACTCCTCTAcaaactctgtgctactacaGATATGAG GGCCTACGGAGCAGGATCTAATAGTGACGGTCGACTGTCAATTGGAAGTCTACAGTTATACGTCGACGAGCGACTACGAGACGCTCCGCcaag ATACTCTCGGACACCGGCAGCAGGGTCAGCCACATACCCCGCGATAGCGTTTCTCAATGCTGGATTT ATCCACGACAGCAGCCTTCCGCCTCC